A genomic region of Nostoc sp. UHCC 0702 contains the following coding sequences:
- a CDS encoding class I SAM-dependent methyltransferase — protein sequence MSLFSKIASQKSYLSSIDPANRNALIQFQHRMSEYYLTSPYHSNWIKGLNVRWQNGVHDAQLSMCKLIPDGATVLEVGCGDGSAAQEISTRVKEVLYTGVDLSAQMWEGRQDFNFMVARAEQLPFSSASFDVVLSMFVIEHLVFPSSFLDEAWRVLKPGGKLITIAPDFDANAMPSEKNGFSYGTGRTKLLQGKLLDALMTFYDSRIRLPFLRFKRRNKIGKFLFEFPIFVEPRCLQFSEFITDCDAVYPVSSQEIVNYLEEKTDYKDQLVFYRNSSTFGLLITKK from the coding sequence ATGTCACTTTTTAGCAAAATTGCCTCACAAAAATCCTATCTATCATCTATTGATCCAGCCAACCGAAATGCTTTAATACAGTTTCAGCATCGTATGTCTGAGTATTACTTGACATCACCTTACCATAGTAATTGGATCAAAGGTTTGAATGTGCGTTGGCAGAATGGAGTACATGATGCCCAACTATCTATGTGTAAGCTAATACCGGATGGAGCTACTGTATTAGAAGTTGGTTGCGGTGATGGCAGTGCTGCCCAAGAGATTAGTACCCGTGTAAAAGAAGTTCTGTATACAGGTGTTGATTTAAGCGCCCAGATGTGGGAGGGACGGCAAGATTTTAATTTTATGGTTGCTAGAGCAGAACAACTACCATTTTCATCAGCTTCATTTGATGTTGTTCTCTCTATGTTTGTCATAGAACATCTTGTCTTTCCCAGTTCTTTTTTAGATGAGGCGTGGAGAGTTTTAAAACCAGGAGGAAAATTGATTACCATAGCACCAGATTTTGACGCTAATGCTATGCCTTCTGAAAAAAATGGCTTCAGCTATGGAACTGGAAGAACAAAATTATTACAAGGTAAGCTGTTAGATGCACTTATGACTTTCTATGATAGCCGTATACGTCTACCATTTCTACGTTTTAAACGTAGAAATAAAATAGGCAAATTCTTATTTGAATTTCCTATATTTGTTGAGCCACGATGCTTACAATTCTCGGAATTTATAACAGACTGTGACGCTGTTTATCCTGTATCTTCTCAAGAAATAGTCAATTATTTAGAGGAAAAAACTGATTATAAAGACCAATTAGTATTTTATCGTAACTCCTCAACTTTTGGTCTGCTGATTACAAAAAAATGA
- a CDS encoding glycosyltransferase family 2 protein, whose product MNKIAILIPTFNSETTISETLESIQSQNEWLPKISAVYIADDYSSDRTIALVEQSWKMPTQLNILKADKNLGERGNVNRAMAVLRDSTDWVLILHSDDIAKPNWLETMILRIEACSEKVGSICSSWDNLMPDGSLRQGEDNLNREIEVIEGHQKSVRDTLLKGCWWHISGCAIRVKAFEDCGGFSPNLPQLGDWEWLLRCLHSGWSVEYIPRTLILYRQSTVSVSSKSFQTHRDITEFLEIIPQYIKFLESTELRHLYMQKVDSLIRRAVKSLITLNITRFMQAFQVLFTLLLSLRESQKNSKILYND is encoded by the coding sequence ATGAATAAAATAGCAATTTTGATTCCAACCTTTAACAGTGAAACTACCATTAGCGAAACGCTTGAATCTATCCAATCTCAGAATGAGTGGCTCCCGAAAATATCTGCTGTCTATATTGCTGATGATTATTCAAGCGATCGCACAATAGCATTGGTAGAACAAAGTTGGAAGATGCCAACACAGTTAAATATTCTCAAAGCAGATAAAAATCTCGGTGAACGAGGCAATGTTAACCGAGCTATGGCAGTGTTGAGAGACTCTACAGACTGGGTTTTAATATTGCATTCTGATGATATTGCCAAGCCCAACTGGCTAGAGACGATGATTTTAAGGATAGAAGCTTGTTCAGAAAAGGTAGGTAGTATTTGCTCAAGCTGGGATAATTTAATGCCTGATGGCTCTTTAAGGCAAGGAGAAGATAATCTTAATAGAGAAATTGAAGTAATTGAAGGTCATCAGAAATCTGTTAGAGATACTTTGTTGAAAGGTTGTTGGTGGCATATATCAGGCTGTGCTATTCGAGTTAAAGCTTTTGAAGATTGTGGAGGTTTTTCTCCTAATCTTCCACAGTTAGGTGATTGGGAATGGTTATTACGCTGTCTTCATAGTGGGTGGTCTGTAGAGTACATTCCCAGAACATTGATTTTGTATAGGCAATCTACAGTTAGTGTGTCTTCTAAATCATTTCAGACGCATCGAGATATTACAGAATTCTTAGAAATTATACCTCAGTATATTAAGTTCTTAGAATCTACTGAACTACGTCATCTATATATGCAAAAAGTTGATTCTCTGATCAGGCGAGCAGTTAAATCCTTAATTACGCTCAATATTACAAGGTTTATGCAAGCTTTTCAGGTTTTGTTTACCTTGTTGCTCAGCTTGAGAGAATCTCAAAAAAATTCCAAAATTCTTTATAACGATTAG
- a CDS encoding glycosyltransferase codes for MHKPRYHCHLWCPELFNATGGIQRYSSFCFKAFQTLHPDFAYDILIKHDTDVPPKSANLCFHPTGNWPLSLRTPAFAAQLIGLGVWQRPNLIFSTHLNFSIPAYLLKRLFGIPYWVVAHGIEVWNLQNSNLQTALKHADRILAVSHYTRDRILKEQNLNPDQVVVLPNTFDADNFQIAPKPDSLLKRYGLQAQQPIILTVARLSQSEQYKGYDKILTALPQIRQAIPDVHYVLVGKGDDRTRVEDLIAKFQLQDCVTLAGYVPDAELNSHYNLCDLFAMPSKGEGFGIVYLEALACGKPTLGGNKDGALDALCQGELGALVDPDNTDAIAQTVIQILQGAYPNPLIYQPEALREKVIKQFGFERFQQTLGGYLENHFRSS; via the coding sequence ATGCACAAACCTAGATATCACTGTCACCTTTGGTGTCCTGAGCTATTTAACGCCACAGGAGGAATTCAGCGTTACTCATCTTTCTGTTTCAAGGCATTCCAAACTCTCCACCCCGATTTTGCCTACGATATTTTGATTAAGCATGATACTGATGTACCACCAAAGTCAGCTAATTTGTGCTTTCATCCGACTGGTAACTGGCCATTATCCTTACGCACTCCAGCTTTTGCAGCTCAACTGATTGGTTTGGGTGTTTGGCAGCGTCCAAATTTAATATTTTCAACGCATCTTAACTTTAGCATTCCTGCTTACCTGTTAAAACGATTATTTGGCATTCCTTACTGGGTTGTAGCTCATGGAATTGAAGTTTGGAATCTTCAAAATTCAAATCTACAGACAGCCCTGAAACATGCCGATCGCATTTTAGCAGTTAGCCACTATACTCGCGATCGCATCCTCAAGGAACAAAACCTTAATCCCGATCAAGTTGTAGTTCTACCCAATACCTTTGACGCTGATAATTTTCAGATTGCACCCAAGCCTGATAGTCTACTCAAAAGATATGGCTTGCAAGCCCAACAACCTATAATACTCACTGTCGCTCGCCTTTCTCAATCAGAGCAGTATAAGGGCTACGATAAAATTCTTACTGCCTTACCCCAAATTCGTCAAGCTATCCCCGATGTTCATTATGTTCTGGTCGGTAAAGGAGACGACCGAACACGAGTTGAAGATTTAATTGCCAAATTTCAACTCCAAGACTGTGTAACGTTAGCTGGCTACGTTCCTGATGCAGAACTTAACTCTCACTACAATCTCTGCGATTTGTTTGCCATGCCGAGTAAAGGTGAAGGATTTGGTATTGTTTATTTAGAGGCACTTGCCTGTGGTAAACCTACTCTTGGAGGTAACAAAGATGGCGCGTTAGATGCCCTTTGTCAAGGAGAATTAGGCGCACTTGTTGATCCAGATAATACAGACGCGATCGCTCAAACTGTGATTCAAATTCTCCAAGGTGCTTATCCTAATCCCCTAATCTATCAACCAGAGGCTTTAAGAGAAAAGGTTATTAAACAATTTGGTTTTGAACGCTTTCAACAAACTCTTGGCGGCTACTTAGAAAATCATTTTCGGTCTTCTTAA
- a CDS encoding phytanoyl-CoA dioxygenase family protein yields the protein MFNSDFLNISNSEIVHDLKTKGYFAFEQALNAQYVDELLQEIDFDQLLLNTNDVGVVIAQDIKFLTHCLASSKKTYDVITSQKVLDICKEYFTDNYKLTNHRVYQTSQNSHMPWHTDNNRQIGKQLSEKHNMPGLLFLFYLSDVEKNAFQYIKDSHKWSRKYSHEIYLSDSYIESKYSEDILTFPMKKGSFILCDIHGIHRAEPFHDKTYDRTTLLFQVDQVGSDNLGHGEKNIVNTEYLENLTPEVMDYLGFGFRRDYPAFPNTSIATMTLPDILKLQKQLLPKTLEGLNKIIVKSLLPAEAIINAKRFRWHIQSKYFKQKQNP from the coding sequence ATGTTTAATTCAGATTTTTTAAACATCAGTAATAGTGAAATAGTTCATGACCTGAAAACTAAAGGATACTTTGCTTTTGAGCAGGCATTGAATGCACAATATGTTGATGAACTTCTTCAAGAAATTGATTTTGATCAACTGCTGCTTAATACTAATGATGTTGGTGTGGTTATAGCTCAAGATATTAAATTTTTAACCCATTGCCTAGCTAGCTCAAAAAAAACCTACGATGTCATTACGTCCCAAAAAGTTTTAGATATTTGTAAAGAATATTTTACCGATAATTACAAACTCACCAATCATCGAGTTTATCAAACTTCTCAAAACTCGCATATGCCTTGGCATACAGATAACAATCGCCAGATTGGCAAACAGTTGTCTGAAAAACATAATATGCCAGGTTTATTATTTTTGTTTTATTTATCAGATGTGGAAAAAAATGCATTCCAATATATCAAAGACTCTCATAAATGGTCTCGAAAATATAGTCATGAAATTTATCTAAGTGATAGCTATATTGAAAGTAAATATAGCGAAGATATTCTGACATTTCCAATGAAAAAGGGAAGCTTTATTTTGTGTGATATCCACGGAATCCACAGAGCAGAACCTTTTCATGATAAAACCTACGACAGAACTACCTTACTTTTTCAAGTTGATCAGGTTGGTAGTGACAATCTGGGACATGGTGAAAAAAATATAGTAAATACCGAGTATCTAGAAAATCTCACTCCAGAAGTTATGGATTACCTGGGATTTGGTTTTAGGAGAGATTACCCAGCTTTTCCTAACACTTCAATTGCCACCATGACACTGCCAGATATCTTAAAACTCCAAAAGCAGTTGTTACCCAAAACCTTAGAGGGTCTTAATAAAATTATAGTAAAATCTCTCTTACCTGCTGAAGCAATCATTAATGCCAAGCGTTTTCGATGGCACATCCAATCGAAATACTTTAAACAAAAGCAAAATCCATAA